From the genome of Vicia villosa cultivar HV-30 ecotype Madison, WI linkage group LG2, Vvil1.0, whole genome shotgun sequence, one region includes:
- the LOC131649612 gene encoding uncharacterized protein LOC131649612, protein MCLDDATSKCPLERPFGHFARVLVDIDLSAKIRHKLWVEREDFAFLVNVEYENLPLFCSHCHNIGHSFSSCKLIKVDQEKRVSKEKHKRTGNKSQNEDLRNESVECENATCVDNNPLLGFVDCLKTTVDGNVVSIDVLHQEDLGAQGNENLRDLVDQGKIYKNQDGDSDSDAQQAMKFLSESWANMDKRDEIVDLDENTSQPFQLVVPRNRKHKKKPPEACKGFKVGSSNRTSH, encoded by the coding sequence atgtgtttggatgatgCAACAAGTAAGTGCCCTCTAGAGAGACCTTTTGGACATTTTGCTAGAGTTTTAGTTGATATTGATTTATCTGCTAAAATTAGACATAAATTGTGGGTCGAAAGAGAAGATTTTGCGTTTCTTGTTAACGTTGAGTATGAAAATTTGCCTCTTTTCTGTTCGCATTGTCATAACATTGGTCATAGTTTTTCGTCTTGTAAACTTATTAAAGTGGATCAAGAGAAAAGGGTGTCTAAGGAGAAACATAAACGCACAGGGAATAAGTCTCAGAATGAAGATTTAAGAAATGAATCAGTTGAATGTGAAAATGCTACATGTGTTGATAATAATCCTCTTTTAGGATTTGTTGATTGTTTGAAAACCACCGTTGATGGGAATGTTGTGAGTATTGATGTGTTGCATCAAGAAGACTTGGGTGCCCAGGGAAATGAAAATTTGCGTGATTTAGTTGATCAAGGTAAAATTTATAAGAATCAAGATGGAGATTCAGATTCAGATGCTCAACAAGCTATGAAGTTTCTTAGTGAATCTTGGGCTAACATGGATAAGAGAGATGAGATTGTTGATTTGGATGAAAACACTAGTCAACCATTTCAATTGGTGGTTCCAAGAAATAGGAAGCACAAGAAGAAACCGCCTGAGGCGTGCAAAGGTTTCAAGGTAGGTTCCTCCAACCGTACGTCTCATTAG